A window of the Egibacter rhizosphaerae genome harbors these coding sequences:
- the eno gene encoding phosphopyruvate hydratase translates to MEIETLLARELLDSRGNPTIEVDCLLTDGSAGRAAVPSGASTGEFEAVELRDGESRYGGKGVTRAVDHVDEGIATALSGMDATDQRLIDRVLLDLDGTDEKSRLGANALLGASLAVARAAAQSRELPLYQYLGGPNAHVLPVPMMNILNGGSHADSNVDFQEFMVAPVGAASFAEAVRWGAEVYHALKKVLGGRGLSTGLGDEGGFAPDLDSNTAALDLIVEAIEQAGYAPGRDVALALDPAASEFHSRDEAGDSQYALAGEGRTLTSAELTSLWSDLCSRYPIVSIEDGLDEEDWEGWKLLTTELGDRVQLVGDDLFVTNINRVRRGIAERSANSLLVKVNQIGTLTETLDTMQAAHRAGWTCMVSHRSGETEDTTIADLAVATNAGQIKSGAPARSDRVAKYNQLLRIEEQLGDAARYAGPDAFPRAGRGGV, encoded by the coding sequence GTGGAGATCGAGACCCTGCTCGCCCGGGAGCTCCTCGATTCCCGGGGGAACCCGACCATCGAGGTGGACTGTCTGCTCACCGACGGGTCCGCCGGGCGGGCCGCCGTGCCGAGCGGCGCCTCGACGGGGGAGTTCGAGGCCGTCGAGCTGCGGGACGGCGAGTCCCGGTACGGGGGCAAGGGCGTGACGCGCGCGGTCGATCACGTCGACGAGGGGATCGCGACCGCCCTGTCGGGGATGGACGCGACCGACCAGCGCCTGATCGACCGGGTCCTGCTCGATCTCGACGGCACCGACGAGAAGAGCCGACTCGGCGCGAACGCGCTGCTCGGCGCGAGCCTCGCGGTCGCCCGGGCCGCCGCGCAGTCCCGCGAACTGCCCCTGTACCAGTACCTCGGGGGGCCGAACGCGCACGTGCTCCCGGTCCCGATGATGAACATCCTGAACGGTGGCAGCCACGCCGACTCGAACGTCGACTTCCAGGAGTTCATGGTGGCGCCCGTGGGCGCGGCCTCCTTCGCCGAGGCCGTGCGCTGGGGCGCGGAGGTCTACCATGCGCTCAAGAAGGTCCTCGGTGGGCGCGGGCTGTCCACCGGGCTCGGTGACGAGGGAGGCTTCGCCCCCGACCTCGACTCCAACACGGCGGCGCTCGACCTCATCGTCGAGGCGATCGAGCAGGCCGGCTACGCGCCCGGACGCGACGTGGCCCTGGCGCTGGACCCGGCGGCGAGCGAGTTCCACAGCCGGGACGAGGCGGGGGACAGCCAGTACGCGCTCGCCGGCGAGGGGCGCACGCTCACCAGCGCGGAGTTGACCTCGCTCTGGTCCGACCTGTGCAGCCGGTACCCGATCGTGTCGATCGAGGACGGCCTCGACGAGGAGGACTGGGAGGGTTGGAAGCTGTTGACCACCGAGCTGGGCGATCGTGTGCAGCTGGTGGGTGACGATCTGTTCGTGACCAACATCAACCGTGTCCGCCGCGGGATCGCCGAGCGGAGCGCGAACAGCCTTCTGGTCAAGGTCAACCAGATCGGGACCCTCACCGAGACGCTCGACACGATGCAGGCCGCGCACCGCGCCGGGTGGACGTGCATGGTGAGCCACCGGTCCGGCGAGACCGAGGACACGACGATCGCCGACCTCGCCGTCGCGACGAACGCGGGTCAGATCAAGTCGGGTGCGCCGGCGAGGAGCGACCGGGTCGCCAAGTACAACCAGCTCCTGCGCATCGAGGAGCAGCTCGGCGATGCGGCACGGTACGCCGGGCCCGACGCCTTCCCCCGCGCCGGCCGGGGAGGCGTGTGA
- a CDS encoding septum formation initiator family protein: MARGQRARGGGTRDVPAGSRRGASRLRDQLFKGDRPFVLLFVGLVVAIAVVAIGPVQVFSEAAQRVDELEAERDELREEADELEERERRLKDPDELELLARGELGLVRPGEDPVVVVPDPDVRDDARDEAEDAEPAGESDEDEEDAPWWRRAGRWLGEHLAGE; the protein is encoded by the coding sequence ATGGCTCGTGGGCAGCGCGCACGCGGCGGGGGCACACGGGACGTGCCCGCGGGGAGCCGCCGCGGCGCGTCGCGCCTGCGTGACCAGCTGTTCAAGGGCGACCGGCCGTTCGTGCTGTTGTTCGTCGGCCTCGTCGTCGCGATCGCGGTCGTCGCGATCGGGCCGGTGCAGGTGTTCAGCGAAGCCGCCCAGCGGGTCGACGAGCTCGAGGCCGAGCGCGACGAGCTCCGGGAGGAGGCCGACGAGCTCGAGGAGCGCGAACGGCGTCTGAAGGACCCCGATGAGCTCGAGCTCTTGGCGCGCGGGGAGCTCGGCCTCGTCCGCCCGGGCGAGGACCCGGTGGTGGTCGTTCCCGATCCCGACGTGCGGGACGACGCGCGGGACGAGGCCGAGGACGCCGAGCCCGCCGGGGAGTCCGACGAGGACGAGGAGGACGCGCCCTGGTGGCGGCGCGCGGGCCGGTGGCTCGGCGAGCATCTGGCCGGGGAGTGA
- a CDS encoding GNAT family N-acetyltransferase, with product MSQLSGDGQPVRAEPLVALAPGTLYRLLRLRVDVFVVEQGAAYPELDGRDLEPTAVHCWIERDGEPVAYLRVLDEAGGGSRVGRVVTAPSARGEGLATRLVEHVLERCCTPPVRLGAQSHLAEWYGRFGFVRTGETYEEDGIPHVPMERR from the coding sequence GTGAGCCAGCTGTCCGGTGACGGTCAGCCGGTCAGGGCCGAGCCGCTCGTTGCGCTGGCCCCCGGGACGCTCTACCGGCTCTTGCGGCTGCGCGTCGACGTGTTCGTGGTGGAGCAGGGCGCGGCCTACCCGGAACTGGACGGCCGGGACCTCGAGCCCACCGCCGTGCACTGCTGGATCGAGCGTGACGGCGAACCGGTCGCCTATCTTCGCGTGCTCGACGAGGCCGGGGGCGGCAGCCGGGTCGGGCGGGTGGTGACCGCTCCGTCGGCGCGCGGCGAAGGCCTGGCGACACGGCTGGTGGAGCACGTGCTCGAGCGTTGCTGCACGCCGCCGGTGCGTCTCGGGGCGCAGTCCCACCTCGCCGAGTGGTACGGGCGCTTCGGCTTCGTGCGCACGGGCGAGACCTACGAGGAGGACGGCATCCCGCACGTGCCGATGGAACGGCGATGA